Proteins encoded in a region of the Triticum dicoccoides isolate Atlit2015 ecotype Zavitan chromosome 3A, WEW_v2.0, whole genome shotgun sequence genome:
- the LOC119270442 gene encoding NAC domain-containing protein 18-like: protein MEEQEINLAVAGVGEVKEGLEESFEPTEDELVLHFLRPQLRGFAPRVAGAVVEADPCAATPWELLARHGLLRRGHGYFFAARRRRGKRAQARRTPEGGGGAWMHSGNREDRRSVTELGVVARWSMTRYCFYARDWAQGRRSTGWVMSEYEITDPRCYRRADDGEEDHYWVLCHVRRSVRKNLKPRSRRP, encoded by the coding sequence ATGGAGGAGCAGGAGATAAATCTGGCCGTCGCCGGCGTAGGGGAGGTGAAGGAGGGGCTGGAGGAGTCGTTCGAGCCGACGGAGGACGAGCTGGTGCTGCACTTCCTGCGGCCGCAGCTGCGCGGGTTCGCGCCGCGCGTGGCGGGCGCGGTGGTGGAGGCGGACCCGTGCGCGGCGACCCCCTGGGAGCTGCTGGCGCGGCACGGCCTGCTGCGGCGCGGGCACGGCTACTTCttcgcggcgcggcggcggcgcgggaagcGCGCCCAGGCGCGGCGCAcgccggagggcggcggcggcgcgtggatgCACAGCGGCAACAGGGAGGACCGCCGGTCCGTGACGGAGCTGGGCGTGGTGGCGCGCTGGTCCATGACGCGCTACTGCTTCTACGCCCGCGACTGGGCGCAGGGGCGGCGGAGCACCGGCTGGGTCATGTCCGAGTACGAGATCACGGACCCGCGGTGCTACCGGCGCGCCGACGACGGCGAGGAGGACCACTACTGGGTGCTCTGCCACGTCCGCCGGAGCGTCAGGAAGAACCTCAAGCCGCGCTCCCGGAGGCCGTAG